ACGATCCCCTTCGACGCGAGGTAGTCGACTACCTTCGCGACCGCCGCGTCGACCGACAGCTCGTGCGACTCGAGCGTGAGCTCGGGCTTCGCCGGCGCCTCGTATGGGGCCGAGATGCCGGTGAACTCCTTGATCTCGCCGGCGCGGGCCTTCTTGTAGAGGCCCTTCACGTCACGCTGCTCGCAGACCTCGACCGGGCAGTCGACGAAGATCTCGACGAAGTCGCCGGGCTTCATGAGCGCCCGCACCTGATCGCGATCGGCGCGATAGGGCGAGATGAAGGCCGTGATCGCCACCAGCCCGGCGTCGGTGAAGAGCTTCGCGACCTCACCGATGCGGCGGATGTTCTCGGTCCGGTCCTCGGGCGAGAAGCCCAGGTTCTTGTTGAGGCCATGCCGGATGTTGTCGCCGTCCAGGATGTACGTCCGCACGCCGCGCTCGCACAGGCGCTTTTCGAGGTCGACCGCGATGGTCGACTTGCCGGAGCCCGAGAGCCCCGTCAGCCACACGGTCGCTCCCTTGTGTCCGTTCAGCTTTTCGCGGTCGTCGCGGTTCACGGCACCCTGGTGCCAGACGATGTTCGTTGCCTTCTGCTCAGCCATAGGGGCGAGAGCATTATCGGGGTCGGTCGGGCGGGGCAAGCCTACGCGTAGGCCCTCGACATTCGGCGGCCGCTCGCGACGCGTGGTGGTTCCGCGAAATGCCGTGGGCCGTCGTGGGCGGCGGCCGCGGCGTGCGTTCAGGGCCAACTCGCCGATCCGTCGCAGGATTCCGGATCGGCGACGCCCACGATCGGCCTCGGTACGAGCGTTGCTCTACCGAACCGCATGCTGCGAATCACACGCCTCCCCGGAGCCGACCGGACCACCCACCTGCGCGCCGAAGGACGCATCGTCGCGCAGAGCGCGGCCGAGCTCGATCTCGCGTGCCGCCGCGCTCCTGGCCAGGGCCTCGTGCTCGACCTCGCACGAGTGACCTTCGTCGACGCCGTCGGAACCGAACTGGTCCGAGGCCTCGCCCGCGAGGGCGCGACGCTGGTCGGATCCTCGTCGTTCGTCCGCGAGCTGCTGGGCACGCGCGAGGCCGAGACCGGCGACCCCGAAGAGGCGCCGCTCGTGGCCCGCCTGCGGGGCGGCGACGCGGCGGCATTCGAGGCACTCGTGCGCGCCCATGGCGGCCGCCTCCTCGCGGTCGCGCGTCGCATGATGGGGGGCAACGAAGCCGACGCGCGCGACGTCGTGCAGGACGCGCTCCTCCAGGCGCACCGGGCCATCGCGAGCTTCAACGGCACGTCGCGGCTGTCGACGTGGCTGCACCGCATCGTCGTCAACGCGGCCTTGATGAAGCTTCGCTCGCGCCGCCGCCGTCCCGAGGAGTCGATCGACGACCTGCTGCCGCGCTTCGACGACGACGGGCATCGCCTGGAGGCGAGCAGCGAGTGGGCGACGCCGGGCGAGGAGGCGGCGCAGCGACGGGAGACCCGCGCGATGGTGCGCCGTCTGATCGATCGCTTGCCCGAGAGCTACCGCACCGTCCTCCTCATGCGCGACATCGAGGATCTCGACACCGAGGAGGTGGCGGAGGCGCTCGGGATCACGGCCAACGCGGTGAATGTGCGCCTGCACCGCGCGCGGCAGGCGCTGAAGGCGCTGGTCGAGCGGGAGCTGGGCGTCGGCAGGACCGGCGTGCCGACCGCCGTCGCATCCTGATCGGGCCTTGCCGGCGCGGCCGCTTTCCCATTAGAGGTCGCGCCATGGTGGAGAGCGTTCCGGAGCGCCTGCACGGGCCTCTGGATGGGGTCGCGCGCCTGGCGCCTCTCATTCGCGAGCACGCAGAGCGCTCGGAGCGCGAGTCCCAGCTCGCAACGGAGGTCGTCGAAGCGTTCCACGAGGCGGGGCTCTTCCGGGTCCTCCTGCCGCTCGAAATGAAGGGCAGCGGCCTCACGATCCCCGAGACGCTCCGGGTCTACGAGGCCGTCGCCCGCATCGACGGCTCCTGCGGCTGGAACCTCGCCATCTGCGCCGACGGTCCCGTGTTCGGCCACTTCCTGCCGCACGCGACGTATGACGAGATTTTCGGCGACCCGCGCGCGCTGATCGGCGGATCATTGAACCCGATGTCCACGCGCGCCGTCCGGTGCGATGGAGGTTGGCGCTTTTCGGGGAAGGCCACGTTCGTGAGCGGCTCGGCGCAGCTCACCT
The sequence above is a segment of the Candidatus Eisenbacteria bacterium genome. Coding sequences within it:
- a CDS encoding sigma-70 family RNA polymerase sigma factor, yielding MLRITRLPGADRTTHLRAEGRIVAQSAAELDLACRRAPGQGLVLDLARVTFVDAVGTELVRGLAREGATLVGSSSFVRELLGTREAETGDPEEAPLVARLRGGDAAAFEALVRAHGGRLLAVARRMMGGNEADARDVVQDALLQAHRAIASFNGTSRLSTWLHRIVVNAALMKLRSRRRRPEESIDDLLPRFDDDGHRLEASSEWATPGEEAAQRRETRAMVRRLIDRLPESYRTVLLMRDIEDLDTEEVAEALGITANAVNVRLHRARQALKALVERELGVGRTGVPTAVAS
- the cysC gene encoding adenylyl-sulfate kinase codes for the protein MAEQKATNIVWHQGAVNRDDREKLNGHKGATVWLTGLSGSGKSTIAVDLEKRLCERGVRTYILDGDNIRHGLNKNLGFSPEDRTENIRRIGEVAKLFTDAGLVAITAFISPYRADRDQVRALMKPGDFVEIFVDCPVEVCEQRDVKGLYKKARAGEIKEFTGISAPYEAPAKPELTLESHELSVDAAVAKVVDYLASKGIVPRA